In the Desulfatiglans anilini DSM 4660 genome, one interval contains:
- a CDS encoding HMA2 domain-containing protein: MSVYIHSIPGRLRVKIPMLKAQPGLSERLTNELECLIGIDHVAINPVTGSVKIRYRTNILHVDEILACLERSRLLDSRSIGTHANPETQISGQVGVAVGKALFGWAVGKALEPAGLSFLAALI; this comes from the coding sequence ATGTCGGTTTATATCCACAGCATTCCCGGCAGACTCCGTGTCAAGATCCCCATGCTCAAAGCTCAGCCCGGCTTATCCGAGCGCCTGACTAATGAACTCGAATGCCTGATCGGCATCGACCACGTCGCCATCAACCCCGTTACGGGGAGCGTGAAGATCAGATACCGCACAAATATACTCCACGTCGACGAAATCCTGGCCTGTCTCGAAAGATCCAGGCTCCTTGACAGCCGGTCCATCGGCACCCATGCCAATCCCGAAACCCAGATCTCGGGGCAGGTCGGTGTCGCCGTAGGCAAGGCCCTGTTCGGCTGGGCCGTGGGAAAGGCTTTGGAACCGGCAGGTCTTTCCTTTCTCGCCGCCTTGATCTGA
- a CDS encoding TraR/DksA C4-type zinc finger protein produces MQIDRRPFIDQVLALKSEAEDHLRQLLSMRKQYHAENSEGSLSEICDKAQYAISLNTIYKLIEKKSAYVRGLNLVLNKPTTDNDFFLCERCGEMIPVERLCAVPETVLCVACQHEMEQRRLTSQ; encoded by the coding sequence ATGCAGATCGACAGGCGGCCATTCATCGACCAGGTTCTCGCACTCAAATCAGAGGCTGAAGACCATCTCAGGCAGCTTCTGAGCATGAGAAAACAGTATCATGCCGAAAACTCAGAGGGGAGTCTCTCCGAAATATGTGATAAAGCACAGTATGCTATTTCTCTTAATACAATTTATAAATTGATTGAGAAAAAAAGTGCTTACGTTCGTGGGCTTAATCTTGTTCTCAACAAACCAACGACAGACAATGATTTTTTCTTATGCGAGCGCTGTGGTGAAATGATCCCTGTAGAGCGTCTCTGTGCCGTACCAGAAACCGTCCTCTGTGTTGCATGCCAGCACGAAATGGAACAAAGACGCTTGACCTCGCAATAG
- a CDS encoding alkaline phosphatase, with the protein MNIGKRAGATLLAMLILFAATLACAAQPKYVFFFLGDGMSASQIQATEAYLATKYAVDRGQPLGPNSGELDADYLLADENRLNMSKMPVAGMQTTYDSFALMTDSASSATAFACGIKTRSGVIGMDDTKTHSYKSIAQLAHESGMKVGIISSVSLDHATPAAYYASVPSRGDMNNIGTQLAATGYEFFGGGGLVKPDAPNDVWGLLTNNGYEVRNTRESILALKDAPRDRVVCINPWLQDASAMPYAIDRPETNLSLAEMTEVAIANLYGGASDHPARPNSRKGRGKKVEGKGFFIMVEGGKIDWACHANDAMATIGDMLDFDDAVGVALDFYRKHPAQTLIVVTGDHETGGMTVGHATTAYKAYYDRLLNQTSSFQYFKDEPWTDHKGTYSACCPDCASNPDTLSSNSAMLDLMKDFFGLDWADLNAYQKEKLEDAYDQSLCGTNDNSADENRYLYGGYEPIIVTITHILNERASIGWTSYSHTGVPVPIFAQGREAERFAGFYDNTDIAKQLAEAMNLPSLPTEK; encoded by the coding sequence ATGAACATCGGAAAACGTGCTGGAGCAACACTCCTGGCAATGTTGATTCTCTTCGCGGCCACGTTGGCCTGTGCCGCTCAACCGAAATATGTCTTTTTCTTCCTCGGGGACGGCATGTCCGCTTCGCAGATCCAGGCAACCGAAGCCTATCTGGCTACCAAATATGCCGTTGATAGAGGGCAGCCTCTAGGTCCGAACTCCGGCGAATTAGACGCCGACTATCTACTTGCCGATGAAAACCGCCTGAACATGAGCAAGATGCCGGTGGCGGGGATGCAAACCACTTATGATTCCTTTGCCTTGATGACCGACTCGGCGTCTTCGGCCACGGCCTTCGCCTGCGGAATCAAGACACGGAGCGGGGTCATCGGCATGGATGACACCAAGACTCATTCCTATAAGAGCATCGCCCAACTGGCCCACGAAAGCGGCATGAAGGTCGGCATCATCTCGAGTGTTTCTTTGGACCATGCCACGCCCGCCGCCTATTATGCCAGCGTCCCGAGCCGCGGCGACATGAATAACATCGGCACCCAGTTGGCAGCGACCGGATATGAGTTTTTCGGCGGCGGAGGATTGGTCAAACCCGATGCTCCCAACGATGTCTGGGGCCTGCTCACGAACAACGGTTATGAAGTCCGCAATACCCGTGAATCCATCCTTGCGCTCAAGGACGCCCCTAGAGACCGGGTCGTCTGCATCAACCCGTGGCTGCAGGATGCTTCAGCCATGCCCTATGCCATCGATAGACCCGAAACCAACCTGTCGCTCGCGGAAATGACGGAAGTCGCCATCGCCAACCTATACGGCGGTGCGTCCGATCATCCCGCCCGCCCCAATTCGCGCAAGGGCCGGGGAAAAAAGGTTGAAGGCAAAGGATTCTTCATCATGGTCGAAGGCGGCAAGATCGACTGGGCCTGCCACGCCAACGACGCCATGGCGACCATCGGCGATATGCTCGATTTCGACGATGCCGTCGGCGTAGCTCTCGACTTCTACAGGAAACACCCGGCTCAGACCCTGATCGTCGTCACCGGCGACCATGAAACGGGCGGGATGACCGTCGGCCACGCCACTACGGCTTACAAGGCCTATTACGATCGGCTGCTCAACCAGACCAGCAGCTTCCAATACTTCAAGGACGAGCCGTGGACGGATCACAAAGGCACCTATTCTGCTTGCTGCCCTGATTGTGCCTCCAACCCTGACACCCTGTCTTCCAATTCAGCCATGCTTGATTTGATGAAGGACTTCTTCGGTCTGGATTGGGCTGACCTCAATGCCTACCAGAAGGAAAAGCTGGAAGATGCCTATGATCAATCGCTTTGCGGGACCAACGACAACAGCGCCGACGAAAACCGCTATCTCTATGGCGGCTACGAACCGATCATCGTCACCATCACCCATATCCTGAACGAGCGCGCCAGCATCGGGTGGACCTCGTACTCCCACACCGGCGTGCCGGTTCCGATCTTCGCCCAAGGCCGGGAAGCTGAACGGTTTGCCGGCTTCTACGACAACACCGATATCGCCAAGCAGCTCGCCGAGGCCATGAACCTGCCGAGCCTGCCCACTGAAAAATAG
- a CDS encoding YibE/F family protein — MSTHRRHEWIFSLIIASICIALSFLDLTRIPSAPKGIHARGVVEAVDNSRVRQNLIVKTEEQFLTVRLLNGPHEGQSIEIVNMLTGKMEFDEFYEAGKIVLVEYDTIDGKPAHGVARGYDRLKMQILLIALFGILLLAVAGVTGLKAVLSFLFAAMVLWKLFFPLLLRGFPPLSTGLAIAALLTAVITFSVGGVNRRGLAVFLGSMLGVGLTCALATSFTKAFALHGAVRPFAETLLYSGHFRLDLTGIFIASVFIASSGAVMDLAMDIAASMDEIKRRHPDIAPFDHLRSGLRIGRAVVGTMTTTLLLAYSSSHIAMFLLFMAKGLPAVNILNAPFVAAEVLNILVGSFGLVTVAPLTAFCAALLYRQTGRKSVELAMKDTTASAANVLQGSAASAATSGTSSQP, encoded by the coding sequence ATGTCAACCCACCGGCGGCATGAATGGATTTTTTCCCTGATCATCGCGAGCATCTGCATCGCACTCTCATTCCTGGATCTCACCCGCATCCCCAGCGCTCCGAAGGGGATCCACGCGCGGGGAGTGGTGGAAGCTGTGGACAACAGCCGCGTACGCCAAAACCTCATCGTCAAGACCGAGGAGCAGTTCCTGACCGTGCGCCTGCTCAACGGCCCCCATGAAGGACAGTCCATCGAGATCGTCAATATGCTGACCGGAAAGATGGAATTCGACGAATTCTATGAGGCCGGGAAGATCGTTCTTGTCGAGTACGATACGATCGACGGGAAACCCGCGCACGGGGTCGCACGCGGCTATGACCGCCTTAAGATGCAGATCCTTCTCATCGCGCTCTTCGGCATCCTCCTTCTCGCTGTCGCCGGAGTTACCGGGCTGAAGGCCGTATTGTCCTTCCTATTCGCGGCGATGGTGTTATGGAAACTCTTCTTCCCGCTGCTGCTGCGCGGCTTCCCTCCTCTTTCGACGGGCCTCGCCATCGCGGCCCTTCTCACTGCGGTGATCACCTTCTCGGTCGGCGGGGTCAACCGCCGCGGCCTTGCCGTCTTCCTCGGTTCCATGCTCGGCGTCGGGCTCACCTGTGCGCTGGCGACCAGCTTTACCAAGGCGTTCGCGCTTCACGGCGCCGTAAGGCCCTTCGCAGAAACCCTCCTCTACTCCGGCCATTTCAGGCTTGACCTGACGGGCATTTTCATCGCCAGCGTCTTTATCGCCTCCTCCGGCGCCGTCATGGACCTCGCCATGGACATCGCCGCGAGCATGGACGAAATCAAGCGCCGGCATCCGGACATCGCCCCCTTCGACCACTTGCGCTCGGGTCTGCGCATTGGCCGAGCGGTCGTCGGGACCATGACGACGACGCTTCTCCTCGCCTACTCCAGCAGCCACATCGCGATGTTCCTGTTGTTCATGGCCAAAGGCCTCCCGGCGGTCAACATCCTGAACGCCCCATTCGTTGCCGCCGAGGTGCTGAACATCTTGGTGGGGAGCTTTGGACTGGTGACAGTCGCCCCTCTCACCGCCTTTTGCGCCGCCTTACTCTATCGTCAGACAGGGCGGAAAAGCGTCGAGCTTGCGATGAAGGACACCACTGCATCCGCGGCGAACGTATTACAAGGCAGCGCAGCATCTGCAGCGACGTCCGGAACCTCTTCCCAACCCTGA
- a CDS encoding adenine deaminase C-terminal domain-containing protein, translating into MAVEMRVFSKREGAEAGRDMQLLMDTALGRRPADLVVRNGTLMDVYTGRMLPGRSVAVAGEWIAHVGSDLGYAVGPETRVIEADGRVICPGFIDAHTHLINYFNIPEFLSYAVPSGVTCLIAELECYGFILGAEGVRIFLEQTEASPVKIYTLVPPMVSLSPAAEALMITPEQLAGLFEDPRVIGLGESFWQAPVLQSDRRILALIRETHKAGRSVQGHAAGAFDRKLAAYAAIGVESCHEAISTEDVLNRLEMGFYAMIREGDIRRDLEIILPLKDEIDLRRVILVTDGTNPSLLIEKGYLKDVVQKAVDLGIDPMEAVRMVTLNPAEHLGLDKLIGGIAPGRHADLLILPDPRTIRPQWVISKGRVVAEEGRMTVPFPEAHYPDRLMNTVRAPVVSPSAMAVPESCADREGMVRTLDIQPGGLVAREGRARPRPVSGYLASDPADDLLKVFFMERISGRGEAFVGFVRGWGQKRGAVATTLCWDTGGIIGIGENDEDLAAAVNRLIAIQGGTVIVVDGEPKLEIPLRAGGYVSELRMPELAERLVRFQEIMTFLGTGLDFAHLTLSVLTTPAIPFIRMTEKGYYRFREGDIVRLGS; encoded by the coding sequence ATGGCGGTCGAGATGAGGGTGTTTTCTAAACGGGAGGGGGCGGAAGCCGGTCGCGATATGCAGCTTCTCATGGACACGGCCCTGGGAAGAAGGCCGGCGGATCTGGTGGTCAGGAATGGGACCCTGATGGATGTGTACACGGGGAGGATGCTTCCGGGGCGCTCCGTGGCGGTTGCCGGGGAGTGGATTGCCCATGTCGGGTCTGACCTCGGCTACGCCGTGGGTCCGGAGACCCGCGTGATCGAGGCGGACGGGCGGGTGATCTGTCCGGGATTCATCGACGCGCATACGCACCTGATCAACTACTTCAATATCCCCGAGTTCCTCTCCTATGCGGTCCCTTCGGGCGTCACCTGCCTGATCGCGGAGTTGGAATGCTACGGCTTCATCCTGGGTGCCGAGGGGGTGAGGATCTTTCTGGAGCAGACAGAGGCCAGCCCGGTCAAGATCTACACGTTGGTCCCGCCCATGGTGTCCCTGAGTCCGGCCGCGGAGGCCCTGATGATCACCCCGGAGCAGCTGGCCGGACTGTTCGAAGACCCCCGGGTCATCGGGCTGGGGGAATCGTTCTGGCAGGCTCCCGTCCTGCAGTCGGACCGGCGGATCCTGGCGTTGATCCGTGAAACGCATAAGGCCGGGAGATCCGTCCAGGGCCACGCGGCCGGGGCGTTCGACCGGAAGCTGGCTGCCTATGCGGCCATCGGCGTGGAGTCTTGCCACGAGGCCATTTCCACCGAAGATGTGCTCAACCGCCTCGAGATGGGTTTCTACGCCATGATCCGGGAAGGGGACATCCGCCGGGACCTGGAGATCATCCTTCCCCTGAAGGACGAGATCGATTTGCGCCGCGTGATTCTGGTGACCGATGGGACCAACCCCAGTCTTCTGATTGAAAAGGGGTATCTGAAGGATGTGGTGCAGAAGGCGGTGGATCTGGGAATCGATCCCATGGAGGCGGTCCGCATGGTGACGCTCAATCCGGCGGAGCATCTGGGGCTCGACAAGCTGATCGGCGGAATCGCTCCAGGCCGCCATGCCGACCTCCTGATCCTGCCTGATCCCCGGACGATCAGGCCGCAATGGGTGATCTCCAAGGGCCGCGTGGTGGCAGAGGAGGGGCGGATGACCGTGCCTTTCCCCGAGGCTCATTACCCTGACAGACTCATGAATACGGTCAGGGCACCGGTTGTGTCGCCCTCCGCCATGGCGGTTCCCGAGTCCTGCGCAGATCGGGAGGGGATGGTGCGGACCCTGGACATCCAGCCTGGAGGCCTGGTGGCGCGGGAAGGGAGGGCGCGTCCCAGACCGGTCTCAGGGTATCTGGCGTCGGATCCGGCTGACGATCTGCTCAAGGTCTTCTTCATGGAGCGGATCAGCGGCCGGGGTGAGGCGTTTGTCGGATTCGTCCGGGGTTGGGGCCAGAAACGCGGAGCCGTTGCCACCACGCTCTGCTGGGACACGGGGGGCATCATCGGGATCGGCGAAAACGACGAGGATCTGGCTGCTGCCGTCAACCGTTTGATAGCGATCCAGGGGGGAACCGTCATCGTCGTTGACGGGGAGCCGAAGCTGGAGATCCCCCTGCGCGCCGGGGGGTATGTCTCGGAACTGAGGATGCCGGAACTGGCCGAGCGACTGGTACGCTTCCAAGAGATCATGACCTTCCTGGGGACAGGCCTGGATTTCGCTCACCTGACCCTGAGCGTTCTTACCACGCCCGCCATCCCGTTTATCCGTATGACGGAAAAGGGCTACTATCGGTTCAGGGAGGGCGATATTGTCCGGCTCGGATCTTGA